One Thunnus maccoyii chromosome 14, fThuMac1.1, whole genome shotgun sequence genomic window carries:
- the LOC121912076 gene encoding inositol 1,4,5-trisphosphate receptor-interacting protein has protein sequence MQGAIARVCVVVAAAILNHPLLFPQENTTLPDQDEELMTRMREHEERLEMEQAKLEKELSELDSNQEETRLEEGYSWYFWSAFSFVIFFTIEMCRADSADTEIRPVDDEDIFSESESVSPSTMVLDKDILSNFCDKSTYISAHENWRVREFVEGFADDLLESLRSVCDREADMEVGDFVGIGSMFESWKVCKPLMCDLIVPFSPPDPFSFQFNLWCSPSSDIPPDMQGCGMIKVTRFGENEGGCLCGSANLGEDMLCLLHSRNDALMVDRSPDELLCSKNTPYLAKDQVMKWFQISVTKAWGRISHKYDFEVTFRNLDAAGALKIRFRSGKVIVMNIIPVVQLEDTDAYFVSHFPSDCGSPPDPYWPLSFAVYERNLLKHFAKRLPQNSCHLHCLQIVTFLHRKQTGLTGKSALTNYHFKTALLHLLLSKKPSLWGIESVERRLRDVLSFMQRSLEEKRLHHVLIGNSKVPNELHVPEIVRKAEPINLFRSLVLQRDLYATTVRHFQEMLRNSTVLIQEYTPLLLNGGVHHSLDESL, from the coding sequence ATGCAGGGGGCCATCGCAcgagtgtgtgtggtggtggcgGCTGCCATATTAAACCATCCCTTGCTCTTTCCCCAAGAGAACACCACACTTCCAGACCAGGACGAGGAGCTGATGACTCGCATGCGTGAGCACGAGGAGAGGCTGGAAATGGAGCAAGCCAAGCTGGAGAAGGAGCTGTCAGAGTTGGACTCGAACCAGGAAGAAACTAGGTTGGAGGAAGGTTACAGTTGGTACTTCTGGAGTGCTTTTTCCTTCGTCATATTCTTCACCATTGAGATGTGCAGGGCGGACTCTGCTGACACAGAAATCCGGCCAGTTGATgatgaagacatattttcagAGAGTGAATCCGTCAGCCCAAGCACAATGGTACTAGACAAGGATATTCTGAGCAACTTCTGTGACAAATCCACCTACATTTCAGCCCATGAAAACTGGAGGGTCAGAGAGTTTGTTGAGGGTTTTGCTGATGATTTGCTTGAATCGCTGAGGAGCGTTTGTGACAGGGAGGCAGACATGGAAGTTGGGGACTTTGTCGGGATTGGAAGCATGTTCGAGTCTTGGAAGGTGTGCAAGCCTCTGATGTGCGACCTCATTGTGCCTTTCTCACCTCCGGATCCGTTCTCCTTCCAATTCAATCTGTGGTGCAGTCCGTCCAGCGACATTCCTCCAGACATGCAGGGTTGTGGCATGATAAAGGTGACCAGGTTTGGGGAGAATGAGGGGGGCTGTCTCTGTGGCTCTGCTAACCTTGGGGAGGACATGCTTTGTCTGTTGCATAGTAGAAATGACGCGCTCATGGTGGACCGCAGCCCTGATGAGCTGCTGTGCTCCAAGAACACACCTTACTTGGCCAAAGATCAAGTCATGAAGTGGTTTCAGATCTCCGTAACCAAAGCGTGGGGACGCATCTCTCACAAATATGACTTTGAGGTCACTTTTCGCAACCTGGATGCCGCCGGTGCTTTGAAGATCAGATTCCGTTCAGGGAAGGTCATTGTGATGAACATCATACCAGTTGTTCAGCTAGAGGATACAGATGCTTATTTTGTTTCACACTTTCCATCAGATTGCGGCAGCCCTCCAGACCCATACTGGCCCCTCTCTTTTGCTGTCTATGAAAGGAATTTGCTGAAACATTTCGCTAAACGCCTACCACAAAATTCCTGTCACTTGCACTGCCTTCAGATTGTTACTTTCCTACACAGAAAGCAGACAGGGCTCACAGGAAAAAGTGCTCTGACTAACTATCACTTTAAGActgctctgttgcacctgttGCTGAGTAAAAAGCCCTCGTTGTGGGGCATTGAGAGTGTTGAACGCAGGCTTCGGGATGTGCTCAGCTTCATGCAGAGGAGCCTCGAGGAGAAGAGACTGCATCACGTTCTGATCGGGAACAGCAAAGTGCCAAACGAGCTCCACGTTCCTGAGATAGTTCGTAAAGCAGAGCCCATCAATCTGTTCAGGTCGCTGGTGTTGCAGAGGGACCTTTATGCAACAACAGTCAGACATTTC